The Primulina eburnea isolate SZY01 chromosome 6, ASM2296580v1, whole genome shotgun sequence genome contains a region encoding:
- the LOC140833784 gene encoding RNA-binding KH domain-containing protein RCF3-like, giving the protein MGQRSDYGKRSQMLSDYSGNGGGRRIPGNDEKEANHIGPDDTVYRYLCPLRKIGSIIGIGGDIAKQLRAQTQARIRISETIPGCEERVVTIYSTSIETNSYGNEAVSPAQDALFRVHERVVSEELPVNGTFDEPLQVTVRLLVPSDQIGCVIGKGGQIIQNIRIDTHAQIRILGSEHLPPCALSSDEVIQITGETTVVMNALYQVASRIHDNPSRSQHSLLSSPSIYRSGITFNNSNASGTLLGATSLMGPYMNHKIDGPEWSSAPKEFSLRLVCPTENLGAVIGKGGAIIKQIRQESGAFVVVDSAGADGDDCVISVSAKEMFEGPSWTIDAINRLQQRCSEKIEKDSGDLVITTRLLVPASRIGCIIGKGGAIIKEMRNTTRANIRIFSDENVPKVASADDEMVQITGDMNAARSALYQVMQRLRANLFENGGSSSILSRPALHLPASVGDFEGANYDNRDNRMRNPGYSNYSGGYNSKTSPSADRYGNYDDSQVSGSGYGAYSTYSPGHSGGASYGA; this is encoded by the exons ATGGGTCAGCGGAGTGATTATGGAAAACGGTCACAAATGCTCTCTGATTACTCTGGAAATGGAGGAGGTAGAAGAATCCCTGGAAATGATGAAAAAGAAGCTAATCACATTGGGCCCGATGACACAGTTTACCGTTATTTGTGCCCGTTGAGAAAAATCGGGAGCATTATTGGAATTGGTGGGGATATTGCTAAACAACTGAGAGCCCAGACTCAGGCTCGGATTCGAATTAGTGAAACAATTCCAGGGTGTGAGGAACGTGTAGTCACCATTTATAGCACTAGCATTGAAACCAATAGTTATGGCAATGAGGCTGTTTCACCTGCACAAGATGCTCTGTTTAGGGTGCATGAAAGGGTGGTGTCTGAGGAGTTGCCGGTCAATGGCACATTCGACGAACCTCTCCAAGTTACGGTTCGCTTGCTTGTGCCCTCGGATCAGATCGGCTGTGTGATTGGGAAAGGGGGGCAAATAATCCAGAACATACGTATTGACACCCATGCTCAGATTAGGATATTGGGCAGCGAGCATTTACCTCCTTGTGCTTTGAGTTCTGATGAGGTTATACAG ATTACTGGGGAAACCACTGTTGTGATGAATGCACTTTACCAAGTAGCATCAAGGATTCATGATAATCCATCGCGATCACAGCATTCACTATTGAGTTCGCCTAGCATTTATAGATCTGGGATTACATTTAATAACTCAAACGCTAGTGGCACACTTTTGGGTGCAACCTCATTAATGGGTCCTTATATGAATCACAAAATTGATGGCCCAGAATGGTCTTCTGCCCCGAAGGAATTTTCACTTCGTTTAGTTTGCCCAACTGAAAATCTCGGGGCTGTGATTGGGAAAGGTGGTGCtattattaaacaaattagACAGGAATCAGGAGCATTTGTCGTAGTTGATAGCGCTGGTGCTGATGGAGATGATTGTGTTATATCCGTTTCTGCGAAGGAG ATGTTTGAAGGTCCATCTTGGACTATTGATGCGATAAATCGGTTGCAACAACGATGCAGTGAGAAAATAGAAAAAGACTCAGGTGATCTCGTGATTACGACTCGTTTACTTGTACCGGCCTCTAGAATTGGATGTATTATTGGTAAAGGTGGGGCTATCATTAAAGAGATGAGAAATACCACCAGAGCAAACATTCGCATTTTTTCCGATGAAAATGTTCCTAAAGTTGCATCCGCAGACGATGAGATGGTGCAG ATAACAGGAGACATGAATGCTGCTAGAAGTGCATTATATCAAGTGATGCAACGATTGAGAGCAAACTTGTTTGAGAATGGGGGAAGTTCATCAATATTATCACGACCGGCTCTTCACCTTCCAGCATCAGTTGGGGACTTTGAAGGTGCAAATTATGATAATCGTGATAATAGAATGCGTAATCCAGGATATTCAAACTATTCTGGAGGGTACAACTCGAAAACCTCGCCTTCGGCTGACAGATATGGGAACTATGATGATTCACAG GTTAGTGGAAGTGGTTATGGAGCGTATAGCACTTACTCACCCGGTCACTCTGGTGGTGCGAG CTATGGCGCTTGA